In Amycolatopsis coloradensis, one genomic interval encodes:
- a CDS encoding DNA polymerase III subunit gamma and tau: MALALYRKYRPATFAEVVGQEHVTDPLRTALAAGRINHAYLFSGPRGCGKTSSARIMARSLNCAKGPTPDPCGECNSCRNLAPEGPGSVDVTELDAASHGGVDDARELRDRAFYAPADSRYRVFIIDEAHMVTTQGFNALLKIVEEPPEHLIFIFATTEPDKVLPTIRSRTHHYPFRLIPPSSMRELLERNVAAEGAKVEPAVYPLVIRAGGGSARDTQSVLDQLLAGAGPDGVDYSRAVSLLGVTDVALIDGMVDALAADDAAAVFGTVERLAEAGHDPRRFATDLLDRLRDLVMLRSVPDAGERGLVAAPDDELKKMKEQAGALEPATLSRYADIVHNGLLEMRGATSPRLVLELLTARMLLPSVAEGTDALLARLERLERRAASAPAAVAAVPAPAAQAAPVAQSAPVAPAGEPVREFQRPSQRAAAPAQPQAAPAPQAAQQPAPRPAARPEPVIERPTPPPAAAPAPAAASDGATDVDGIRGRWPQVLAAIRKVPGGRSTEAMLTQASVVSVEGNAVTLTHSAEPLARRLSEPHNAERVATAFKEVFGGDWQVRCVHGAAQARQAAAPKAAPQPPAPERSFTRRSVEAPAAPPAPPAPKPEPQRPKVTTSEPDIPLPPEPVEEDEDLYNEDASPAPPPPPLPPEQDPEEIARKLLADHLNARPLDERK; this comes from the coding sequence GTGGCTCTAGCTCTATACCGAAAGTACCGTCCGGCTACCTTCGCCGAGGTCGTCGGGCAGGAGCATGTGACCGATCCGCTGCGCACGGCGCTGGCCGCCGGCCGCATCAACCACGCCTACCTCTTCTCCGGCCCGCGCGGCTGCGGCAAGACGTCCAGTGCCCGCATCATGGCGCGGTCGTTGAACTGCGCGAAGGGCCCGACGCCGGACCCGTGCGGCGAGTGCAACTCGTGCCGCAACCTCGCGCCCGAAGGCCCCGGCAGCGTCGACGTCACCGAACTCGACGCCGCCAGCCACGGTGGTGTCGACGACGCCCGCGAGCTGCGGGACAGGGCCTTCTACGCCCCGGCCGACTCGCGCTACCGCGTCTTCATCATCGACGAGGCGCACATGGTCACCACGCAGGGCTTCAACGCCCTGCTGAAGATCGTGGAAGAGCCGCCGGAGCACCTGATCTTCATCTTCGCGACCACCGAACCGGACAAGGTGCTCCCCACCATCCGGTCGCGGACGCACCACTACCCCTTCCGGCTCATCCCGCCCAGTTCCATGCGTGAACTGCTGGAACGCAACGTCGCCGCCGAGGGCGCGAAGGTCGAGCCCGCGGTGTATCCGCTGGTCATCCGCGCGGGCGGGGGTTCGGCGCGGGACACGCAGTCGGTGCTGGACCAGCTGCTGGCGGGGGCCGGGCCGGACGGCGTCGACTACTCGCGCGCGGTGTCGCTGCTGGGCGTCACCGACGTCGCGCTCATCGACGGCATGGTCGACGCGCTGGCCGCGGACGACGCGGCCGCGGTGTTCGGCACCGTCGAGCGGCTCGCCGAGGCCGGGCACGACCCGCGCCGGTTCGCCACCGACCTGCTCGACCGCCTGCGTGACCTGGTGATGTTGCGTTCGGTGCCCGACGCGGGTGAGCGCGGACTCGTCGCCGCGCCGGACGACGAACTCAAGAAGATGAAGGAGCAGGCGGGCGCACTGGAGCCCGCCACGCTCTCGCGCTACGCCGACATCGTCCACAATGGACTTTTGGAGATGCGGGGCGCGACCTCGCCGAGGCTGGTGCTGGAGTTGCTCACGGCCCGGATGCTGCTGCCGTCGGTCGCCGAGGGCACCGACGCGTTGCTCGCCCGGCTCGAACGGCTCGAACGCCGTGCCGCATCGGCTCCGGCAGCCGTCGCCGCCGTTCCGGCGCCGGCCGCTCAAGCCGCTCCGGTGGCCCAGTCCGCTCCGGTCGCTCCGGCGGGTGAGCCCGTGCGCGAGTTCCAGCGGCCGTCGCAACGGGCCGCCGCACCCGCGCAGCCGCAGGCCGCGCCGGCTCCCCAAGCCGCCCAGCAGCCCGCTCCACGGCCCGCCGCGCGGCCCGAGCCGGTCATCGAGCGGCCCACCCCGCCCCCGGCCGCCGCGCCCGCTCCCGCCGCGGCTTCCGATGGCGCGACGGACGTGGACGGGATCCGCGGCCGCTGGCCGCAGGTGCTCGCCGCGATCCGCAAGGTGCCGGGCGGCCGCAGCACCGAAGCGATGCTCACGCAGGCCAGCGTGGTAAGTGTCGAGGGCAACGCCGTCACGCTCACACACAGCGCCGAGCCGCTGGCCCGACGGCTTTCCGAGCCGCACAACGCGGAGCGCGTCGCGACCGCGTTCAAGGAGGTCTTCGGCGGCGACTGGCAGGTGCGCTGCGTCCACGGCGCCGCACAGGCCCGGCAGGCCGCAGCGCCCAAGGCCGCGCCGCAGCCACCGGCGCCCGAGCGGTCCTTCACCCGCCGGTCCGTCGAAGCGCCCGCCGCCCCTCCTGCGCCACCCGCGCCCAAGCCGGAGCCCCAGCGGCCGAAGGTGACGACCTCCGAGCCGGACATTCCGCTCCCGCCCGAGCCGGTCGAGGAGGACGAGGACCTCTACAACGAGGACGCGAGCCCCGCCCCGCCGCCTCCGCCGCTCCCGCCCGAGCAGGATCCGGAAGAGATCGCCCGGAAGCTGCTCGCCGACCATCTCAACGCCCGCCCGCTCGACGAGCGCAAGTAG
- a CDS encoding fused MFS/spermidine synthase, giving the protein MRPAPTPGRYPVRFGTAELLQDADRPNAWLISVDGVAQSHVDLDDPTDLEFDYIRRIADIVDCLGEGPLDALHVGGAACTLPRYIAAARPRSRQLVFDADGELVALVREQLGLKGLKVRVGDGREGVSGRYDASADLVIVDAFERGVLAGGLATVEFTSEIARVLRPAGTYVANVSDGPNLPFLRRFLATLASSFPHLAILAEPGVLRGRRFGNIVVAASRAELPVEDLTRRAASSAYPARCVAGEDLRQLQGKARPIADAEALPSPVPPKDVFGIF; this is encoded by the coding sequence GTGAGACCGGCACCGACCCCCGGCAGGTATCCGGTCCGCTTCGGCACCGCCGAACTGCTCCAGGACGCCGACCGCCCCAACGCCTGGCTGATCTCGGTCGACGGTGTGGCCCAGTCGCACGTCGATCTCGACGATCCCACGGATCTCGAGTTCGACTACATCCGCCGGATCGCCGACATCGTCGACTGTCTCGGCGAAGGCCCGCTCGACGCGCTGCACGTCGGCGGGGCGGCCTGCACGCTGCCCCGCTACATCGCCGCGGCGCGGCCGCGGTCACGGCAACTGGTCTTCGACGCCGACGGTGAACTCGTCGCGCTCGTCCGGGAGCAACTGGGCCTGAAGGGGCTGAAGGTCCGTGTCGGCGACGGCCGCGAAGGCGTCTCCGGCAGGTACGACGCTTCGGCCGACCTGGTCATCGTGGACGCTTTCGAACGCGGCGTCCTGGCCGGTGGGCTCGCGACCGTCGAGTTCACGAGCGAGATCGCGCGGGTCCTCCGCCCGGCCGGGACCTACGTCGCCAACGTCTCCGACGGGCCGAACCTGCCGTTCCTCCGCCGGTTCCTGGCGACACTGGCGAGTTCCTTCCCCCACCTGGCGATCTTGGCCGAGCCAGGCGTCCTCCGGGGCCGCCGCTTCGGGAACATCGTGGTCGCCGCTTCGCGCGCCGAACTGCCGGTCGAGGACCTGACCCGGCGAGCCGCGTCGTCCGCCTACCCGGCTCGCTGCGTCGCGGGAGAAGACCTCCGGCAGCTCCAAGGCAAGGCGCGCCCCATCGCCGACGCGGAAGCCCTGCCGTCGCCTGTGCCGCCCAAGGACGTGTTCGGGATCTTCTAG
- a CDS encoding endonuclease/exonuclease/phosphatase family protein translates to MKSVLAAVALVVGTAAPVAAATDFPVLQMNLCRSGVANCFNQGGTNPMAKAASTIVAVNPAVVTLNEACSSETTRLAADVKARSGRAYTVVWQPVGKKENGRTSPYPCTSGRGEYGIAVLARQDLGAVKAREGGYYGPQDGGAEQRAYLCAKFGTVTACTTHLSTKRPTVEQQCQDLKGLLAKYGTGTVFGGDLNLRYPGDPSAQACVPAGSFRKGDGGVQHIIAGGAFGFGSSGKTSIPGTDHPAWRVTLTR, encoded by the coding sequence ATGAAATCGGTACTCGCCGCCGTCGCCCTGGTCGTGGGCACGGCCGCCCCCGTCGCCGCGGCGACGGACTTCCCGGTGCTGCAGATGAACCTGTGCCGGAGCGGGGTCGCGAACTGCTTCAACCAGGGTGGGACGAACCCGATGGCGAAGGCGGCGAGCACGATCGTCGCGGTGAACCCTGCCGTCGTGACCTTGAACGAGGCCTGCTCGTCGGAAACGACGAGGCTGGCCGCCGACGTCAAGGCGCGGTCCGGCCGGGCGTACACGGTCGTGTGGCAGCCCGTCGGCAAGAAGGAGAACGGCCGGACGTCACCGTATCCGTGCACGTCGGGGCGTGGCGAGTACGGCATCGCGGTGCTGGCCAGGCAAGACCTCGGCGCGGTGAAGGCGCGCGAAGGCGGCTACTACGGGCCTCAGGACGGCGGCGCGGAACAGCGCGCCTACCTGTGCGCGAAGTTCGGCACGGTCACCGCGTGCACGACGCATTTGTCAACAAAGCGACCCACGGTCGAACAGCAGTGCCAGGACCTGAAGGGCCTGCTGGCGAAGTACGGCACCGGCACCGTGTTCGGCGGTGACCTGAACCTGCGCTACCCGGGCGACCCTAGCGCGCAGGCGTGCGTCCCCGCGGGCTCGTTCCGGAAGGGCGACGGCGGCGTGCAGCACATCATCGCCGGTGGCGCCTTCGGCTTCGGAAGCTCCGGGAAGACGTCGATCCCCGGCACCGACCACCCGGCGTGGCGGGTCACCCTGACCCGCTGA